A region of Lichenibacterium dinghuense DNA encodes the following proteins:
- a CDS encoding ABC transporter ATP-binding protein — MAAPDVSPSVHTPAPLVAVRGLSKSFGPVHANRDVDLDVLAGENHALLGENGAGKSTLVKMLYGLLQPSAGEILWQGRPVVLGSPEAARSLGIGMVFQHFSLFENLSVAENIALVLPPERSAALDARIRGLGERYGLKLEPSRPVWSLSAGERQRIEIARVLLQDPKLMILDEPTSVLTPQEAESLFAILDRLKAEGRALLYISHRLDDVRRLCERATILRAGRVVGTCDPRTETARSMAAQMVGAQIAEVSARGAAVGPERFAVRGLSLPSPSLHATALRGIDLSVRGGEVLGVAGVAGNGQDELFAALSGERLADSAEAVLIDGRPAGRDGITERRRRGAAFVPEERNGHAAVPGFALSDNLVLSRHATGEVSRGGFLRGGVARRIAERVIRSFDVRVGSPDPAARTLSGGNLQKFVVGREILREPGVLVINQPTWGVDALAGAAIHQAILDLAARGSAVVVISQDLDELFRLCDRLCVIHDGALSPATPTAATDRDDVGLRMAGTAPSSAGGPAAGTKVASSSTHAH, encoded by the coding sequence GTGGCGGCGCCCGACGTCTCGCCCTCCGTCCACACGCCGGCGCCGCTCGTCGCGGTCCGCGGCCTGTCGAAGAGCTTCGGGCCCGTCCACGCCAACCGGGACGTCGACCTCGACGTCCTCGCCGGCGAGAACCACGCGCTGCTCGGCGAGAACGGCGCCGGCAAGTCGACGCTGGTCAAGATGCTCTACGGGCTGCTGCAGCCCTCCGCGGGCGAGATCCTGTGGCAGGGTCGCCCGGTGGTGCTGGGCAGCCCCGAGGCCGCGCGGAGCCTCGGCATCGGCATGGTGTTCCAGCACTTCTCGCTGTTCGAGAACCTGTCGGTGGCGGAGAACATCGCGCTGGTGCTGCCGCCCGAGCGGTCGGCCGCGCTCGACGCCCGCATCCGCGGCCTCGGCGAGCGCTACGGCCTCAAGCTCGAGCCGTCGCGGCCCGTCTGGTCGCTGTCGGCGGGCGAGCGCCAGCGCATCGAGATCGCGCGCGTCCTGCTCCAGGACCCGAAGCTGATGATCCTCGACGAGCCGACCTCGGTGCTGACGCCGCAGGAGGCTGAGTCGCTCTTCGCCATCCTGGACCGCCTGAAGGCGGAAGGGCGCGCGCTGCTCTACATCTCGCACCGGCTCGACGACGTCCGCCGCCTGTGCGAGCGCGCCACGATCCTGCGCGCCGGCCGCGTCGTCGGCACCTGCGACCCCCGCACTGAAACGGCCCGCTCGATGGCGGCGCAGATGGTGGGGGCGCAGATCGCCGAAGTGTCGGCGCGCGGCGCCGCGGTCGGCCCCGAGCGCTTCGCCGTCCGCGGCCTGTCGCTGCCCTCCCCGAGCCTCCACGCGACCGCGCTGCGCGGCATCGACCTGTCCGTGCGCGGCGGCGAGGTCCTGGGCGTCGCCGGGGTGGCCGGCAACGGGCAGGACGAGCTCTTCGCCGCGCTGTCGGGCGAGCGGCTGGCCGACAGCGCGGAGGCTGTGCTCATCGACGGGCGGCCCGCGGGCCGCGACGGCATCACGGAGCGGCGCCGGCGCGGCGCGGCCTTCGTGCCCGAGGAGCGCAACGGCCACGCCGCCGTGCCGGGCTTCGCGCTCAGCGACAACCTCGTCCTGTCGCGCCACGCCACCGGCGAAGTCAGCCGCGGCGGCTTCCTGCGCGGCGGCGTCGCGCGGCGCATCGCCGAGAGGGTGATCCGCTCCTTCGACGTGCGGGTGGGCTCGCCCGACCCCGCGGCCCGCACCCTGTCGGGCGGCAACCTGCAGAAGTTCGTGGTGGGCCGCGAGATCCTGCGCGAACCCGGCGTACTGGTGATCAACCAGCCGACCTGGGGCGTCGACGCGCTGGCGGGCGCCGCCATCCACCAGGCCATCCTCGACCTCGCCGCCCGCGGCTCGGCCGTGGTGGTGATCAGCCAGGATCTCGACGAGCTGTTCCGCCTGTGCGACCGGCTCTGCGTGATCCACGACGGCGCGCTCTCGCCCGCCACCCCGACGGCCGCGACGGACCGCGACGACGTGGGGCTGCGCATGGCCGGCACAGCTCCGTCGTCGGCCGGAGGCCCGGCCGCGGGCACAAAGGTTGCAAGTTCGTCGACCCATGCGCATTGA
- a CDS encoding ABC transporter permease gives MRIELQPRLDPPRWLGLAAPVAAFALALLVGGVLVAALGRSPLDAFRVYFVDPLTQDWSLAALAVKASPLVMIAVGLCFCFRANLWNIGAEGQFVVGGACGGALALATHGVDHMGPLGGAWILPALLALGAIGGALYALIPALLRVALGVNEILSSLMLVYVAGLGLDYLVRGPWRDPAGFNFPVSVNFDPEATLPNLVDGLSLHAGVLITLAVVVLAALVFSRTLFGYEIRCVGAAPRAARFSGFSERRLTLLVFALSGGLAGLAGAIEVAGPIGQLQPSISPGYGFTAIIVAYLGRLQPVGVLVAGLVLALTYVGGEGAQIALKLPLDVTKAFQGVLLVCVLGADVATRYQVRIIGRVMA, from the coding sequence ATGCGCATTGAGCTCCAGCCCCGCCTCGACCCGCCGCGTTGGCTCGGCCTCGCCGCGCCGGTCGCCGCCTTCGCGCTGGCGCTCCTCGTCGGCGGCGTCCTCGTGGCGGCGCTCGGCCGCTCGCCGCTCGACGCCTTCCGGGTCTATTTCGTCGACCCGCTGACGCAGGACTGGTCGCTGGCCGCGCTGGCCGTTAAGGCGTCGCCGCTGGTGATGATCGCGGTCGGCCTGTGCTTCTGCTTCCGCGCCAACCTGTGGAACATCGGCGCCGAGGGCCAGTTCGTGGTCGGCGGCGCCTGCGGGGGCGCCCTGGCGCTCGCGACCCACGGCGTCGACCACATGGGGCCGCTCGGCGGCGCCTGGATCCTGCCCGCCCTGCTGGCGCTCGGCGCGATCGGCGGCGCCCTCTACGCGCTGATCCCGGCGCTCCTGCGCGTCGCCCTCGGCGTCAACGAGATCCTGTCGAGCCTGATGCTGGTCTACGTGGCGGGGCTCGGGCTCGACTACCTCGTGCGCGGGCCCTGGCGCGACCCCGCGGGCTTCAACTTCCCCGTCTCGGTCAACTTCGACCCCGAGGCGACGCTGCCGAACCTCGTCGACGGCCTGTCGCTGCACGCCGGCGTGCTCATCACCCTCGCGGTCGTGGTGCTGGCCGCGCTGGTCTTCTCGCGCACCCTGTTCGGCTACGAGATCCGCTGCGTCGGCGCGGCGCCCCGGGCCGCGCGCTTCTCGGGCTTCAGCGAGCGCCGGCTGACGCTGCTCGTCTTCGCCCTGTCGGGCGGCCTCGCGGGGCTCGCCGGCGCGATCGAGGTGGCGGGGCCGATCGGCCAGCTCCAGCCCTCGATCTCGCCGGGCTACGGCTTCACGGCCATCATCGTGGCCTATCTCGGGCGGCTCCAGCCGGTCGGCGTGCTGGTCGCCGGCCTCGTGCTGGCGCTCACCTACGTGGGCGGGGAGGGCGCGCAGATCGCGCTGAAGCTGCCGCTCGACGTCACCAAGGCGTTCCAGGGCGTGCTGCTCGTCTGCGTGCTCGGCGCGGACGTCGCCACGCGCTACCAGGTGCGGATCATCGGGCGGGTGATGGCGTGA
- a CDS encoding ABC transporter permease produces the protein MSLDLVQLVLVTVVTAATPLFLAALGELVAERSGVLNLGVEGMMVMGAACAFAAAYLTGSTLVGALAGVAVGALMALLFGLLTVVFAVSQVAAGLALTIFGLGLSGLVGSGFVGLKREAAPHLFIPGLTDLPLVGHLVFGEDAFVYAAILLAFAVSRVLRRTRAGLVLRAVGDNHASAHALGVPVLRVRLLAVLFGGACAGLGGAYLSLSYTPFWAPEMTAGRGWIALALVVFASWRPWRALAGAILFGGATVLQLQAQASGLGLPGQLMSSVPYLVTLLALVVLSLRRGSGSVAPAMLGTAFVPDR, from the coding sequence GTGAGCCTCGACCTCGTGCAACTCGTCCTGGTCACGGTGGTGACCGCCGCGACGCCGCTGTTCCTCGCGGCCCTCGGCGAACTCGTGGCCGAGCGGTCCGGCGTCCTGAACCTCGGCGTCGAGGGCATGATGGTGATGGGCGCGGCCTGCGCCTTCGCGGCCGCCTACCTGACTGGCTCGACGCTGGTCGGGGCGCTGGCCGGCGTCGCCGTCGGCGCCCTGATGGCGCTGCTGTTCGGCCTGCTGACCGTGGTCTTCGCCGTGAGCCAAGTCGCGGCCGGCCTCGCGCTGACGATCTTCGGGCTCGGCCTGTCGGGCCTCGTCGGCAGCGGCTTCGTCGGGCTGAAGCGCGAGGCGGCGCCCCATCTCTTCATCCCCGGCCTCACCGACCTGCCGCTGGTCGGGCACCTCGTGTTTGGCGAGGACGCCTTCGTCTACGCGGCGATCCTCCTCGCCTTCGCGGTGTCCCGCGTGCTGCGCCGCACCCGCGCGGGCCTCGTGCTGCGCGCGGTGGGCGACAACCACGCCTCCGCCCACGCGCTCGGCGTGCCGGTGCTGCGGGTGCGCCTGCTCGCCGTGCTGTTCGGCGGCGCCTGCGCGGGGCTCGGCGGGGCCTACCTGTCGCTCTCCTACACGCCGTTCTGGGCGCCGGAGATGACGGCGGGCCGCGGCTGGATCGCCCTCGCCCTCGTGGTCTTCGCGTCCTGGCGGCCGTGGCGGGCGCTCGCCGGCGCGATCCTGTTCGGCGGCGCCACCGTGCTGCAGCTCCAGGCGCAGGCCTCCGGCCTCGGCCTGCCGGGCCAGCTCATGTCGTCCGTCCCCTACCTCGTGACGCTGCTGGCGCTGGTGGTCCTGTCGCTGCGCCGGGGCAGCGGCTCGGTCGCGCCCGCCATGCTGGGGACGGCTTTCGTGCCGGATCGTTGA
- a CDS encoding GFA family protein — protein sequence MPDAAGPAGRLAGRCFCGRVGYEVADAFRYAMYCHCSLCRRRTGSAFKALAGIEAGALTLKAEAADVATLGGDGWHDVSCRRCGSLLYAVVRGGGFVHVAMGTLVDEPAIRPSMHVFVGSKAPWYEIADDLPRFDGAPPA from the coding sequence GTGCCGGACGCCGCCGGTCCCGCCGGGCGCCTCGCCGGCCGCTGCTTCTGCGGGCGCGTCGGATACGAGGTCGCGGATGCCTTCCGCTACGCCATGTACTGCCACTGCTCCCTGTGCCGCCGCCGCACCGGCTCGGCCTTCAAGGCCCTGGCCGGGATCGAGGCCGGCGCGCTGACGCTGAAGGCCGAGGCCGCGGACGTCGCCACGCTCGGGGGCGACGGCTGGCACGACGTGTCGTGCCGCCGCTGCGGCTCGCTGCTCTACGCCGTCGTGCGCGGCGGCGGCTTCGTCCACGTCGCCATGGGCACGCTCGTCGATGAGCCGGCGATCCGCCCCTCCATGCACGTCTTCGTCGGCTCGAAGGCGCCGTGGTACGAGATCGCCGACGACCTGCCCCGCTTCGATGGCGCCCCGCCGGCCTGA
- a CDS encoding BMP family ABC transporter substrate-binding protein translates to MGDWMKGAAVVALAALAGTAARAEDKMKVGFVYVGPVGDFGYSYQHDQGRQFLQKQLGDAVETTFLENVPETDSQRAFEQLARSGYKMIFGTSFGFMDPMLKVAKQFPKVDFEHATGYKQAPNLATYSARFYEGRYIMGEIAAKVSKTHSVGYIASFPIPEVISGIDAFMLGAQKVDPNFKIKIVWVNTWFDPGKEADAAKALIAQGVDVIAQHTDSAAPLQEAEKAGIHGFGQSSDMAKFAPKAILTSLEDNWGPYYVQEIKAVQNGTWKSHDTWGGLAAGMVVMGPYENMPADVKAMAEKTEADIKSGAVKVFAGPITKQDGTEAVKAGEVMPDKEILGLNWYVKGVDDKVPQ, encoded by the coding sequence ATGGGTGACTGGATGAAGGGCGCGGCGGTGGTGGCCTTGGCCGCGCTGGCCGGCACGGCGGCGCGCGCCGAGGACAAGATGAAGGTCGGCTTCGTCTACGTCGGCCCGGTCGGCGACTTCGGCTATTCCTACCAGCACGACCAGGGCCGGCAGTTCCTGCAGAAGCAGCTCGGCGACGCGGTGGAGACCACCTTCCTGGAGAACGTGCCCGAGACCGACTCGCAGCGCGCCTTCGAGCAGCTCGCCCGTTCCGGCTACAAGATGATCTTCGGCACGTCCTTCGGCTTCATGGACCCGATGCTGAAGGTAGCGAAGCAGTTCCCCAAGGTCGATTTCGAGCACGCCACCGGCTACAAGCAGGCGCCGAACCTCGCCACCTACTCGGCCCGCTTCTACGAGGGCCGCTACATCATGGGCGAGATCGCCGCCAAGGTGTCGAAGACCCATTCGGTCGGCTACATCGCCTCCTTCCCGATCCCCGAGGTGATCTCCGGCATCGACGCCTTCATGCTCGGCGCCCAGAAGGTCGACCCGAACTTCAAGATCAAGATCGTGTGGGTGAACACCTGGTTCGACCCCGGCAAGGAGGCCGACGCCGCGAAGGCCCTGATCGCGCAGGGCGTCGACGTCATCGCCCAGCACACCGACTCGGCGGCGCCGCTGCAGGAGGCCGAGAAGGCCGGCATCCACGGCTTCGGCCAGTCCTCCGACATGGCGAAGTTCGCCCCCAAGGCGATCCTCACCTCGCTCGAGGACAACTGGGGGCCCTACTACGTGCAGGAGATCAAGGCGGTCCAGAACGGCACCTGGAAGTCGCACGACACCTGGGGCGGCCTCGCCGCCGGCATGGTGGTGATGGGCCCCTACGAGAACATGCCCGCCGACGTGAAGGCGATGGCCGAGAAGACCGAGGCCGACATCAAGTCGGGCGCCGTCAAGGTCTTCGCCGGGCCGATCACCAAGCAGGACGGCACGGAGGCCGTGAAGGCCGGCGAGGTGATGCCCGACAAGGAGATCCTCGGCCTGAACTGGTACGTGAAGGGCGTGGACGACAAGGTCCCGCAATGA